One segment of Clostridiales bacterium DNA contains the following:
- a CDS encoding Mrp/NBP35 family ATP-binding protein has protein sequence MARTSTLAKLSFNPLSSVKKVIGVISGKGGVGKSLVTALLASAFRKNGHNVAILD, from the coding sequence ATGGCAAGAACGTCGACTTTAGCAAAACTAAGTTTTAATCCTTTGAGTTCGGTAAAAAAGGTAATAGGGGTAATCAGCGGCAAGGGCGGAGTGGGCAAGTCGTTGGTTACGGCGCTTTTGGCAAGCGCCTTTAGAAAAAACGGGCATAACGTAGCTATATTGGAC